One Methylophilus sp. TWE2 DNA segment encodes these proteins:
- a CDS encoding TonB-dependent siderophore receptor gives MPNHQIVSIQLKRTTLGSLIAAMFATSALHAGEITQTVEKSESKSASETQTLEAVTVKAIKETRGKPMPAYAGGQVASGGRVGLLGNKSVMDTPYSMTSYTQELIQNQQATTVADVVANDPSVRNINPRFGRFDQFTIRGFSLSNSEIAFNGLYGLVPTYTVPVESAERVEIFKGPNTLLNGMSPSGAVGGSINIAPKRATDKDITQFTASYATESVLGGHLDVGRRFGSDGQFGARVNAVHQDGDTAFSNDQSIKRSLVSLGLDLRGEKLRLSSDMYHYENRGTAPLERVALLGTAVTPDADRISRNFAQKWSYADTTDSAVLLRGEYDITALTTAYAAWGARRGRYDFLRVSPINVNSAGNFTADTNKFLRDEDTISNEAGLRTAFSTGFIDHAVNFNASLFRIDFANAETTVGSITSNIYDPVNRAQPNTPGTPERPTGKTQLESFAITDTLSMLDERIQLTLGVRKQRAIGISTPANRPRTEYDKDAYTPTAAIVIKPYDHVSIFGNYIEALTQTPIAPSNGVANPGAMFPPAKTKQIEAGVKVDLGTFTTTMSVFRIERPNAFTDPVTNVFGLNGEQRNTGLEVNVFGEPMTGVRLLGGLMLLDAELTKTNGGVNEGNTAIGVAKLNANLGAEWDVGGVPGLTFTARAIHTGEQYINEANTREIPDWTRFDLGSRYVFKTQGKTVTLRASVENVSDKRYWSTASQFGLTFGTPRTAILSATVDF, from the coding sequence ATGCCGAACCATCAAATTGTTTCTATTCAACTCAAACGAACGACATTAGGTTCTTTGATTGCTGCGATGTTTGCTACATCAGCATTACATGCCGGTGAGATCACCCAAACAGTTGAAAAGAGTGAATCCAAAAGTGCTTCAGAAACCCAAACTTTAGAGGCGGTGACTGTAAAAGCCATTAAAGAAACCCGTGGGAAGCCTATGCCAGCGTATGCGGGTGGCCAAGTAGCCTCAGGTGGCCGGGTGGGTTTATTGGGGAACAAGTCTGTGATGGATACGCCGTATAGCATGACCAGCTACACCCAGGAGCTGATTCAAAATCAGCAGGCGACGACTGTCGCTGATGTGGTGGCTAATGATCCGTCTGTGCGCAATATCAATCCACGATTTGGCCGTTTCGATCAATTCACCATTCGTGGGTTTAGCTTATCGAATAGCGAAATTGCGTTTAACGGTTTATATGGCCTGGTCCCGACCTATACCGTTCCCGTTGAGTCTGCTGAACGTGTAGAAATTTTCAAAGGACCAAATACTTTGTTGAACGGCATGTCGCCTAGCGGCGCTGTGGGAGGAAGCATCAACATTGCTCCTAAGCGTGCAACTGATAAAGACATCACCCAATTCACCGCAAGTTATGCCACTGAATCAGTGTTAGGCGGACATCTGGATGTGGGTAGGCGCTTTGGTAGCGATGGTCAATTCGGTGCCAGAGTCAATGCTGTTCACCAGGATGGAGACACCGCATTCTCAAACGATCAATCCATAAAACGGAGCTTGGTCTCTTTAGGGCTGGATTTACGCGGTGAGAAATTACGACTGTCGAGTGACATGTACCATTATGAAAACCGTGGCACAGCCCCTTTAGAACGCGTGGCTTTACTCGGGACTGCCGTGACTCCGGATGCCGACCGAATCAGCCGCAATTTTGCTCAAAAATGGTCGTATGCGGACACCACAGACAGCGCCGTCCTGTTAAGGGGTGAATACGACATCACCGCACTGACAACGGCTTATGCCGCTTGGGGCGCCAGAAGAGGCCGTTATGATTTTCTGCGTGTATCGCCAATCAATGTGAATTCAGCGGGTAACTTCACTGCAGATACCAATAAATTTCTACGTGATGAAGACACGATCTCTAATGAAGCAGGCTTAAGAACTGCGTTTTCAACCGGATTTATAGATCATGCAGTCAACTTCAATGCCAGCTTGTTCCGCATTGACTTCGCAAACGCTGAAACCACTGTAGGTAGCATCACTTCCAATATTTATGACCCGGTGAACCGGGCACAACCCAATACGCCAGGCACGCCTGAACGCCCAACCGGGAAAACACAGCTTGAAAGTTTTGCGATCACCGACACTTTATCCATGCTGGATGAACGGATTCAGCTGACATTGGGCGTCAGAAAGCAGCGTGCGATTGGTATCAGCACTCCGGCTAATCGCCCCAGAACCGAATACGATAAAGATGCCTACACCCCAACCGCAGCGATTGTGATTAAACCTTACGACCACGTCTCCATTTTCGGCAATTATATTGAGGCGCTGACGCAAACACCGATAGCTCCTTCCAATGGCGTTGCTAACCCCGGCGCGATGTTCCCACCTGCCAAGACCAAACAAATAGAAGCCGGGGTAAAAGTAGACCTGGGGACATTTACAACGACGATGAGTGTTTTCAGGATAGAGCGGCCAAACGCCTTCACCGATCCAGTCACCAATGTTTTTGGCTTAAACGGCGAGCAGCGCAATACCGGACTAGAGGTCAATGTTTTTGGAGAACCGATGACTGGTGTCCGCCTATTAGGCGGCCTCATGCTTTTGGATGCAGAACTCACAAAAACGAATGGCGGTGTCAATGAAGGTAACACTGCCATCGGTGTGGCTAAATTAAATGCGAATCTCGGCGCTGAATGGGATGTTGGTGGGGTTCCAGGCTTGACGTTTACCGCGCGCGCCATACACACGGGTGAACAATACATCAATGAAGCCAATACCCGCGAAATACCCGATTGGACGCGTTTTGATCTCGGCAGCCGCTATGTATTCAAGACACAAGGCAAAACCGTGACCTTGCGGGCAAGCGTTGAGAATGTGTCTGATAAACGTTACTGGAGCACCGCCTCGCAATTTGGCTTAACTTTCGGGACGCCAAGAACGGCCATTCTCTCAGCCACTGTAGATTTTTAA
- a CDS encoding molybdopterin-dependent oxidoreductase: protein MNDVADVVQTFHGGCPHDCPDTCAMQFHVKNGELVSVSGNPDHPMTRGGLCVKLKDYEKRHYHPNRLLYPMKRVGPKGTNQFERITWDEALDTIVDRWQALIKDTGPRAILPVSYLGNQGLVHGLNGGDAFFNRLGATVCERTFCGEGSCTAWLLTVGPTAGVDPESFIHANFIVIWACNSVSTNLHHWHIIKDAQKRGAKVVVVDSFASKTAKEADWHLAPKPGTDGALAMAMMHVIIAEDLVDHDYVEKYTVGYAELAERAKPCTPEWAADITGIPADQIRLFAREYATTPPAAIRIGVALERSYGGSQAIRAVTSLPALIGAWRHVGGGALQFPVWEHPYKFDVICRPDLIPEGTPVVNILQLGRALLGETPLEVPIQSIMVWNTNPVTQSPETDKVIEGLKREDLFTIVADHFISDTASYADIVLPAAMGAEQEDMILSWGHLYLTYNTKCIEPPGEALPNNEIFRRLAKRLGFEEDNFKWSDSECLENYVDWNSPACKGIDLNYMREHGFVRLNVGTKDDRAPHREGNFPTPTGKCMFMVEGAKNFVAGPFRQMYDGFQPGEDLDPLPAYVPSRETADSNAALAARFPLNIISPKSHGFINSSYANMESKLRVQGEQYLMINPVDALARNVQDGMMVKTYNERGGFEAVARVTTDVNPGIVVATLGYWRQLNKGTVNCISSAEYGDMGHSNTFSDNLVEVELV, encoded by the coding sequence ATGAATGATGTTGCAGATGTAGTTCAAACCTTTCATGGTGGTTGTCCGCATGATTGTCCCGATACTTGTGCGATGCAGTTTCATGTCAAAAACGGTGAGTTGGTCTCGGTATCAGGCAACCCTGATCATCCGATGACGCGTGGTGGCTTATGCGTGAAATTAAAAGATTACGAAAAGCGACATTATCACCCCAATCGTCTGTTATACCCCATGAAGCGGGTAGGGCCCAAAGGCACCAATCAGTTTGAGCGCATCACTTGGGATGAAGCACTGGATACCATTGTCGATCGATGGCAGGCATTGATCAAAGATACCGGTCCCCGCGCCATATTGCCCGTTAGTTATTTGGGTAATCAGGGGCTGGTGCATGGCCTCAATGGCGGCGATGCTTTTTTCAACAGGCTGGGCGCCACCGTTTGTGAAAGAACCTTTTGTGGTGAAGGCTCCTGTACGGCGTGGTTGCTAACCGTCGGGCCGACAGCCGGGGTGGATCCCGAAAGCTTTATCCATGCCAATTTTATTGTGATCTGGGCCTGTAACTCTGTCTCCACCAATTTGCATCACTGGCACATTATTAAAGACGCGCAAAAACGCGGCGCGAAGGTTGTGGTGGTGGATTCGTTCGCCTCTAAAACCGCCAAGGAAGCCGATTGGCATCTCGCCCCCAAGCCGGGTACCGATGGTGCGCTGGCCATGGCGATGATGCACGTGATCATTGCAGAAGACTTGGTTGACCATGACTATGTTGAGAAATATACCGTCGGCTATGCCGAGCTGGCGGAAAGAGCTAAACCCTGTACACCTGAATGGGCAGCTGACATCACAGGCATCCCCGCCGACCAGATTCGCCTGTTTGCCCGCGAATATGCGACCACGCCTCCAGCCGCCATCCGCATTGGCGTCGCGCTGGAACGCAGTTATGGCGGAAGTCAGGCAATACGCGCTGTCACCTCATTGCCAGCCTTGATTGGTGCCTGGCGCCACGTAGGCGGCGGTGCGCTGCAATTCCCGGTCTGGGAGCATCCTTACAAGTTCGATGTGATTTGCAGGCCGGACTTGATCCCTGAAGGCACGCCGGTGGTGAATATCCTGCAATTAGGCCGGGCGCTGCTTGGCGAAACGCCGCTTGAGGTGCCGATTCAATCGATCATGGTGTGGAACACCAACCCCGTGACCCAATCCCCCGAAACCGATAAGGTGATTGAGGGTCTGAAGCGTGAAGACCTGTTCACCATTGTGGCTGACCATTTCATTTCAGATACGGCGTCGTATGCAGATATTGTCTTGCCCGCCGCCATGGGTGCGGAACAGGAAGACATGATCTTATCCTGGGGCCATTTATACCTCACCTACAACACCAAATGCATAGAGCCGCCCGGCGAAGCCTTACCCAACAATGAAATATTCCGCCGCTTGGCGAAACGGTTAGGGTTTGAAGAAGATAACTTCAAATGGAGTGATAGCGAATGTCTTGAAAATTATGTCGACTGGAACTCACCCGCCTGCAAAGGCATAGACCTCAACTATATGCGCGAGCATGGGTTTGTCAGGCTCAATGTAGGCACCAAAGACGACCGCGCCCCGCATCGCGAGGGCAATTTCCCCACCCCGACCGGTAAATGTATGTTCATGGTAGAAGGCGCCAAAAACTTTGTCGCAGGCCCCTTCAGGCAGATGTATGACGGTTTTCAGCCAGGCGAAGATTTAGACCCATTGCCGGCCTATGTGCCCAGTCGTGAAACGGCGGACTCCAACGCAGCGCTGGCCGCCAGGTTTCCTTTAAACATCATCTCTCCCAAAAGCCATGGCTTCATCAACTCTTCCTACGCAAATATGGAATCCAAACTCCGTGTGCAAGGCGAGCAATACCTGATGATCAACCCGGTGGATGCACTCGCGCGCAATGTTCAGGATGGCATGATGGTCAAAACCTATAACGAGAGAGGCGGTTTTGAAGCAGTCGCCCGTGTCACCACAGACGTGAATCCCGGCATCGTGGTTGCCACGTTGGGCTATTGGCGCCAACTCAACAAGGGGACGGTTAACTGTATCAGTTCTGCCGAGTATGGCGACATGGGCCACTCAAATACGTTTAGTGACAATCTGGTTGAAGTCGAACTTGTTTGA
- the crcB gene encoding fluoride efflux transporter CrcB, which translates to MWKSVIAISVGASLGALLRWQLGLKLNSLLPALPLGTLSANLIGAYIIGFAIAYFSQLPQLSPEARLLIITGFCGGLTTFSTFSAEVFTQLQNSQILWALRTTLVHIVGSVLLTFLGFVSFQLSRH; encoded by the coding sequence ATGTGGAAATCTGTGATTGCAATTAGCGTGGGAGCCTCTCTCGGGGCTTTGCTCCGTTGGCAATTAGGCCTCAAGCTGAATAGCCTGCTTCCTGCGCTACCGCTCGGAACCCTGTCCGCCAACTTAATCGGCGCCTATATTATCGGCTTTGCAATTGCCTATTTCTCGCAGCTACCGCAACTTTCCCCAGAAGCACGTTTATTGATTATCACTGGATTTTGTGGCGGATTAACTACTTTTTCCACCTTTTCTGCTGAAGTATTTACCCAACTGCAAAACAGCCAGATACTCTGGGCACTCAGAACCACGCTGGTGCACATCGTCGGCTCAGTATTACTGACCTTTTTGGGATTTGTTTCTTTTCAGTTGTCCCGCCACTAA
- a CDS encoding DUF190 domain-containing protein: MQGFQITFFTRLDQKHGNQMLSEWLMLTARELGIQGATIFAASEGFGRDKKIHAGHFFELGDQPQEIVVTASEEQTAKLFSLLKTEKIDISYIKTPVEFGTTGE; encoded by the coding sequence ATGCAAGGTTTTCAAATCACCTTTTTTACTCGCCTGGACCAAAAGCATGGCAACCAAATGTTGAGTGAATGGTTGATGCTTACGGCAAGAGAGTTAGGCATCCAAGGTGCAACCATTTTTGCGGCGAGTGAAGGATTCGGGCGGGATAAGAAAATTCATGCCGGACATTTTTTTGAACTGGGTGATCAGCCACAAGAAATTGTAGTCACGGCCAGTGAAGAACAGACCGCAAAACTATTTAGCCTGTTGAAAACTGAAAAGATCGATATTTCTTATATCAAAACACCTGTTGAGTTTGGTACCACTGGCGAATAA
- the chrA gene encoding chromate efflux transporter — MSTSDQSSSSENAQSSLVHIFIIFLKLGLTSFGGPIAHLAYFREEFVTKRRWLTEHAYADLVALCQFLPGPASSQVGIAIGLSRGGIAGAFASWLGFTLPSFIALVMFAGLLTHVSGLSEGPWLHGLKVVAVAVVAQAIWGMSKTLCPDARRATLAIISAMIVACAPGLYSQLGVIILSGIVGCFWLKHHHGLPHQPMQVPISKASGIIILSVFISLLLFIPIMHDGYDSHLLAMFDSYFRAGSLVFGGGHVVLPLLQAETVSQGWVSNDLFLAGYGAAQAVPGPLFTFAGYLGAVSNAQPNGLLGGGVALAAIFLPAFLLVLGALPLWESIRQYPSIQHAMLGINAAVVGLLIAAFYNPVWTSAILSSQDFGLALLAFLMLMFWKLPPWLVVMIGALAATLLTSAL, encoded by the coding sequence ATGAGTACGTCAGACCAGTCATCAAGTAGCGAGAATGCCCAAAGCTCTCTTGTTCATATTTTTATCATCTTCCTCAAGCTTGGCCTGACAAGTTTTGGTGGCCCCATCGCGCACCTGGCTTACTTTCGGGAGGAGTTTGTGACTAAGCGTCGATGGCTCACTGAGCATGCTTATGCCGACCTGGTGGCTCTTTGCCAGTTTTTGCCCGGGCCAGCTTCCAGCCAAGTAGGCATTGCCATCGGATTATCACGCGGCGGGATCGCTGGCGCTTTTGCATCGTGGCTGGGCTTTACGTTACCTTCGTTTATCGCGTTGGTGATGTTTGCCGGATTGCTCACCCATGTCAGCGGTCTCTCCGAAGGACCATGGCTGCATGGCTTAAAAGTTGTGGCAGTGGCCGTGGTTGCGCAAGCCATCTGGGGAATGAGCAAGACGCTTTGCCCGGACGCCAGAAGAGCCACGCTGGCGATCATTTCAGCAATGATTGTGGCTTGTGCCCCGGGCTTATACTCGCAACTCGGTGTGATCATCCTGTCAGGAATCGTCGGCTGCTTTTGGCTAAAACATCACCATGGCTTACCTCATCAACCCATGCAAGTGCCCATCAGCAAGGCAAGCGGAATCATCATACTTTCGGTTTTTATATCATTACTGTTATTCATTCCGATCATGCATGATGGCTATGACAGCCATCTGCTCGCAATGTTTGATAGCTATTTCAGGGCCGGTTCACTGGTATTTGGTGGCGGACATGTCGTCTTGCCACTTTTACAGGCAGAAACGGTGTCACAAGGATGGGTGTCGAATGATTTATTTCTGGCAGGCTATGGTGCCGCCCAGGCTGTGCCAGGCCCTTTATTCACGTTCGCTGGATACCTGGGCGCGGTGTCAAATGCACAACCCAACGGCTTGCTCGGGGGGGGAGTTGCGTTGGCAGCGATATTCTTACCGGCATTTTTGCTTGTCTTGGGTGCGCTGCCACTTTGGGAATCCATTCGTCAATATCCCTCGATCCAACATGCGATGCTGGGAATCAACGCTGCGGTGGTCGGGTTGTTGATCGCTGCCTTCTACAACCCGGTCTGGACAAGTGCGATTCTCAGCTCACAAGATTTCGGTTTGGCATTACTGGCTTTTTTAATGCTGATGTTCTGGAAGCTGCCGCCCTGGCTGGTTGTGATGATTGGTGCCCTCGCCGCTACGTTATTAACCTCAGCTTTATAA
- a CDS encoding MOSC domain-containing protein, with product MQTTNLRQLMQHFSQAGQLEAIYLRPERGQPCLSANQVLALANLGLQGDRASLRASSQPNGSKRQVTLLQAEHLPVIAALTGHAAIDPALLRRNLIVSGLNLLAAKALFKDQPMHLVIGDVVMEVTGPCEPCSRMEQVLGAGGYNAMRGHGGVTARLVSGGLLRAGDTVQVVTGTTPGHPLQSSLPL from the coding sequence ATGCAAACCACCAACCTGCGTCAATTGATGCAACACTTTAGTCAAGCCGGACAACTGGAGGCCATTTACCTGCGTCCAGAGCGTGGTCAGCCTTGTTTGTCAGCAAATCAAGTCCTGGCCCTTGCCAACCTTGGCCTGCAAGGGGATCGCGCCAGTTTGCGCGCTTCATCGCAGCCAAATGGCAGCAAACGGCAAGTGACCTTATTGCAAGCAGAGCATTTACCCGTGATTGCAGCGCTGACTGGTCACGCAGCCATTGATCCGGCATTACTCAGGCGCAACCTGATTGTCTCCGGCCTCAACCTGCTGGCGGCCAAAGCATTGTTTAAAGATCAGCCCATGCACCTGGTGATAGGCGATGTCGTCATGGAAGTGACCGGGCCATGTGAGCCCTGCTCACGTATGGAGCAGGTGCTGGGTGCAGGTGGCTATAATGCCATGCGGGGACATGGCGGCGTCACAGCACGCCTTGTGAGCGGTGGTCTGTTGCGTGCTGGAGACACGGTACAAGTGGTGACAGGGACGACTCCTGGTCACCCGCTGCAATCTTCACTCCCGCTTTAG
- a CDS encoding LysR family transcriptional regulator: MRVFASVAEEGGFAAASRKLDLSPAAVTRAVVALEEQLGARLLQRTTRNVRFTDAGRQYYENVRAILISIAEANEAVAESNATPRGTLSITAPVMFGRMFVMPSVIDYMQRYPQVKLIAHLVDRVTNLVDEGMDVAIRIGHLPDSGLRAIKVGHVRRVLCASPDYLDKFGSPEHPAELAKHSIISSSHVSPHTEWRFNAEKEALLVRLGPRLTVTSNDAALSAAVSGLGIARLLSYQVWSEVEKGSLRLILEAYEEEPWPVHVVHREDKLGSSKVRSFIDNIVDVLRSHTKLNPR; the protein is encoded by the coding sequence ATGCGGGTGTTTGCCAGCGTCGCTGAAGAAGGCGGGTTTGCCGCGGCCTCACGCAAGCTGGACCTTTCCCCAGCGGCAGTGACGCGTGCCGTGGTGGCGCTCGAAGAGCAATTGGGCGCCAGGTTGTTGCAGAGAACCACGCGCAATGTGCGTTTTACGGATGCAGGCCGTCAGTACTACGAAAATGTGCGGGCCATCCTGATAAGCATTGCAGAGGCCAATGAGGCCGTGGCAGAAAGTAATGCGACGCCGCGCGGTACGCTCTCGATCACGGCGCCTGTGATGTTTGGGCGCATGTTTGTCATGCCCAGTGTGATTGACTACATGCAACGTTATCCGCAGGTGAAGTTGATTGCGCATTTAGTCGACCGCGTGACCAACCTGGTGGATGAAGGTATGGATGTGGCGATCCGTATTGGTCACCTGCCTGATTCCGGCTTGCGCGCCATTAAAGTGGGTCACGTGCGGCGGGTTTTGTGCGCATCGCCAGACTATCTAGATAAGTTTGGGTCACCTGAACACCCAGCTGAGCTGGCTAAGCATTCGATTATCTCCTCCAGCCATGTTTCGCCACACACCGAGTGGCGATTCAACGCTGAAAAAGAAGCGTTATTGGTCAGGCTGGGTCCACGATTGACGGTCACCAGCAATGATGCGGCACTCTCGGCCGCCGTGAGTGGATTAGGCATCGCGCGCTTACTTTCCTATCAAGTATGGAGCGAGGTTGAGAAGGGTTCTTTGCGATTAATACTGGAAGCGTACGAAGAAGAGCCATGGCCAGTGCATGTCGTCCACCGGGAAGACAAGTTAGGTTCTTCCAAGGTCCGGAGTTTCATAGACAATATTGTTGATGTCCTGCGTAGTCATACAAAATTAAATCCCAGGTAA
- a CDS encoding pyridoxamine 5'-phosphate oxidase family protein, whose protein sequence is MTARLVSTLASPSDVVFTPSVKARQEENGSRAGYANFEASRGWESRVTPILAEFIAAQTSFYMATANAQGQPYMQHRGGPRGFLHVLDEQTLAFADYAGNKQYITAGNLDENPKAQLFLMDYANAQRVKIWGEAKVVTGDQELTARVSSPDYAAKVERVIVFTLKAWDANCPKHIPQLLKAEDVIPVIRERDQKIAALESRLKALEEKLMS, encoded by the coding sequence ATGACTGCCAGACTGGTTTCAACTTTAGCGTCACCGAGTGATGTGGTATTCACACCGTCAGTCAAAGCCAGGCAAGAGGAAAATGGCTCCAGGGCAGGTTATGCAAACTTTGAAGCTTCACGCGGCTGGGAGTCACGGGTCACGCCGATACTGGCAGAGTTTATTGCAGCGCAGACCAGCTTTTACATGGCCACCGCCAATGCTCAAGGTCAGCCGTATATGCAGCATCGCGGCGGCCCTCGTGGATTTTTGCATGTGCTTGACGAGCAAACCCTGGCCTTTGCCGACTATGCCGGCAACAAGCAATACATCACGGCCGGTAACCTGGATGAGAATCCCAAAGCACAGCTATTCTTGATGGACTATGCCAATGCGCAACGCGTCAAAATCTGGGGAGAAGCCAAAGTGGTCACAGGTGACCAGGAACTGACCGCCCGCGTATCCTCGCCAGACTATGCAGCAAAAGTCGAGCGCGTGATTGTGTTTACCCTCAAAGCCTGGGATGCAAATTGCCCCAAGCATATTCCTCAACTGCTTAAGGCAGAGGATGTCATCCCGGTGATCAGGGAGCGTGATCAGAAGATTGCAGCGCTGGAAAGCCGGTTGAAAGCGCTGGAAGAAAAACTAATGAGTTAA
- a CDS encoding alpha-amylase family glycosyl hydrolase encodes MPTASAQPLNPPVTDPLPGMGAIPHADGVAFRVWAPNAQKVSVIGSFNDWQAGVDECISEDNGYWYININNAQPGDEYKFHLVNGEQQMERIDPYARIVTNSVGNGVIPAGDFFVQPSSPFEMPAWNELVIYELHIGTFNAKDGHVGTFDTAIERLPHLKALGINAVEVMPIAEFAGDYSWGYNPAHPYAVESAYGGPEAFKRFVAAAHEMGIAVIVDVVYNHFGPSDISLWQFDGWHENNKGGIYFYNDWRSATPWGDTRPDYGRGEVRKYIFDNAMMWLDDYNADGLRYDMTLYIRSVEASAQNLIAEGWSLLQWINSEVEARHPGKITIAEDLQNSAELTLKRDDGGAHFGSQWDAGFVHPVRAALVEMNDANRSMAAVRDAILNQYNHDAFQRVIYTESHDEVANGKQRLVSEIDPSEQPGRYAIKRSCLGAALVMTAPGIPMLFQGQEFLRDQWFRDDRPIDWHRAEEYADITTMYRDLINLRLNKAGYSAGLTGQHTAVYHVNDHDKLIAMHRWKEGGVGDDVIVIFNFAEGRKENYVIGLPRGGEWKLRFNNDAGLYNEQLDQTPSGDITANEEGRDGYDFSATITIGAYACLIYSQDQ; translated from the coding sequence ATGCCCACTGCCAGCGCACAACCACTCAATCCTCCCGTGACCGACCCACTGCCCGGTATGGGGGCTATCCCGCATGCCGATGGGGTCGCTTTCCGCGTTTGGGCGCCCAATGCACAAAAAGTATCTGTGATTGGCTCATTCAATGATTGGCAAGCCGGAGTCGATGAGTGTATCAGCGAAGACAACGGCTATTGGTATATCAATATCAACAATGCACAACCGGGAGATGAATACAAATTTCACCTGGTGAATGGCGAGCAGCAAATGGAGCGCATAGACCCTTACGCCAGAATCGTTACCAATTCGGTTGGCAACGGCGTGATCCCGGCGGGGGATTTCTTTGTGCAGCCATCTTCTCCATTTGAAATGCCTGCCTGGAATGAGTTGGTGATTTACGAGTTGCATATTGGGACCTTTAACGCCAAAGACGGGCATGTCGGCACATTCGATACCGCCATTGAGCGGTTGCCACATCTGAAGGCCTTAGGCATTAATGCCGTTGAGGTCATGCCAATCGCTGAATTTGCCGGCGATTACTCCTGGGGTTATAACCCGGCACATCCTTATGCGGTGGAGAGCGCTTACGGTGGGCCAGAGGCGTTTAAGCGCTTTGTCGCCGCAGCACATGAGATGGGCATCGCAGTGATTGTCGATGTGGTATACAACCACTTTGGCCCTTCTGATATCAGCCTGTGGCAGTTTGATGGCTGGCACGAAAATAACAAAGGTGGCATTTATTTTTATAACGACTGGCGTTCGGCTACGCCTTGGGGAGATACACGCCCGGATTATGGCCGTGGTGAAGTGCGCAAATATATTTTTGATAATGCCATGATGTGGCTGGACGATTACAACGCTGATGGGCTGCGTTATGACATGACGCTATATATCCGCAGTGTAGAAGCCAGCGCACAAAACCTGATTGCTGAAGGCTGGAGCCTGCTGCAATGGATTAACAGCGAAGTGGAAGCACGACATCCTGGCAAAATCACCATTGCCGAAGACCTGCAAAATAGCGCAGAGCTGACGCTGAAACGTGATGATGGTGGCGCCCATTTTGGTAGCCAGTGGGATGCCGGGTTTGTGCATCCTGTCCGTGCTGCCCTGGTTGAAATGAATGACGCCAACCGCTCCATGGCGGCTGTGCGCGATGCCATACTTAACCAATATAACCACGATGCTTTTCAGCGCGTGATCTATACTGAATCGCATGACGAAGTTGCCAATGGTAAGCAACGCCTTGTTTCAGAAATTGACCCAAGCGAACAGCCAGGCCGCTACGCTATCAAGCGCTCATGCCTGGGGGCCGCGCTGGTCATGACCGCGCCGGGGATTCCCATGCTGTTCCAGGGGCAGGAGTTCTTACGTGACCAATGGTTCCGTGATGACCGTCCTATTGACTGGCATCGGGCGGAAGAATATGCCGACATTACCACCATGTATCGTGACCTGATTAATTTGCGGCTGAATAAGGCAGGATACTCTGCGGGACTCACGGGGCAACATACCGCTGTTTATCATGTGAATGACCATGATAAATTGATTGCCATGCACCGCTGGAAAGAAGGCGGTGTGGGTGACGATGTCATCGTCATATTCAATTTTGCCGAAGGTCGTAAAGAGAATTATGTGATTGGTCTGCCTCGTGGCGGAGAATGGAAGCTACGTTTCAATAACGATGCCGGCCTATATAACGAACAGCTGGACCAGACTCCTTCCGGGGATATCACAGCCAATGAAGAAGGGCGCGACGGTTATGACTTCTCTGCAACTATCACCATCGGTGCCTATGCTTGCCTGATTTATTCGCAGGATCAATGA
- a CDS encoding DUF6232 family protein, whose protein sequence is MDKKVFFNQYGVTVSKTRFIVRGQLYEINKISFLTYQRLKPNRWFAMACMAIGVLLVLDEGDLFAFGGCLILLGIVAWVAAKPQYAVMLTMPEGEVQALVSTDLPHVERVIQALNTSRGMHDTQGAEPVRPADQGNHFNPLTPPAME, encoded by the coding sequence ATGGATAAAAAGGTTTTCTTTAATCAGTATGGCGTGACGGTGTCTAAAACGCGCTTTATCGTCAGGGGACAACTTTACGAGATCAATAAGATTTCCTTCCTGACTTATCAACGATTAAAACCTAATCGCTGGTTTGCAATGGCATGCATGGCGATTGGTGTATTGCTGGTGCTGGATGAAGGCGATTTATTCGCCTTTGGCGGTTGTTTGATTTTATTGGGCATTGTGGCATGGGTAGCCGCCAAACCTCAATATGCTGTGATGCTGACCATGCCTGAGGGTGAAGTCCAGGCGTTAGTCAGCACAGATTTGCCACATGTGGAAAGAGTGATCCAGGCCTTGAATACTTCCAGGGGGATGCATGACACGCAAGGTGCTGAGCCAGTCAGGCCAGCAGATCAAGGCAATCACTTCAATCCTCTGACGCCCCCTGCCATGGAATAG